A single Nostoc sp. PCC 7107 DNA region contains:
- a CDS encoding GAF domain-containing sensor histidine kinase — protein sequence MLSSPDLSFSQNLPLVVFNQLGELLQQMAQSVENSVLVLTEAVLARIVISEEWQGQRFTLVVSEQFSALLLGTLEQGNHREAGEEFITPHSATPLATLREAAQSASTSRETRPTQWLLSTRLTFNSEAIASFVHKLKGLFAIDSDTHQHLEYYSQILCPNDATLQTQFTLLLLEYLLPQKNAAVTEALSTNQGERFCQAIEIALQKQISQERLLNQVTTQIRKSLDLPVIMATAIAQVRDFLKLDRLVIYKFEGSRVNTQNLTLNQQNHSQPPIQDWYKYGGCIVYEAKATDAISSVLHYSETNCFTRNSACWDKYRQGFTLVVEDVEKTYALEECLLNFLRANHVRAKLVAPIIFEEKLWGLLIAHQCDSPRQWNENEQNLLTSIAEQLAIAIHQSELMRSLTQEKQTLEQRVLERTMALRDALLAAEAASRLRNEFLATISHELLTPLTYVIGMSSTLLRWPIGELSQRQRDYLQTIHDSGEHLLEMINDILDLSQIEAGKTALNINEFSLAQMAENAIAVLRDKATNEQVNLILDLQIDPRRDRFSADAERLAQILWNLLTNAIKFTPEGGSVNLRIWVEDHTAVFQVEDTGIGIAEEQLPLMFEKFQQLDTPYRRRYEGTGLGLALTKQLVELHRGRIEVESTVGIGSIFTVWIPTQSAKVLSAES from the coding sequence ATGCTTAGTTCACCTGATTTGAGCTTTTCTCAAAATTTGCCTTTAGTTGTATTTAATCAGCTTGGGGAATTGTTACAGCAAATGGCTCAATCTGTGGAAAATTCGGTGCTAGTGCTGACAGAAGCTGTGCTGGCAAGAATTGTCATATCTGAAGAATGGCAAGGTCAAAGATTTACATTAGTGGTTTCTGAGCAGTTTAGTGCGCTGTTGTTAGGAACTTTGGAGCAAGGAAATCATCGGGAAGCAGGGGAAGAATTTATAACTCCTCACTCAGCAACGCCACTTGCTACTCTGCGAGAAGCCGCGCAGAGCGCGTCTACAAGTCGGGAAACCCGCCCAACGCAGTGGCTCCTCAGCACCAGATTGACATTTAATTCAGAGGCGATCGCCTCCTTTGTTCACAAATTGAAGGGTTTGTTTGCAATTGATTCTGATACTCATCAACATCTGGAATACTACAGTCAAATTCTGTGTCCTAATGATGCTACGCTCCAAACTCAATTTACGCTGTTGTTATTAGAATATCTGCTTCCACAAAAGAATGCGGCAGTTACTGAAGCTCTGAGTACAAATCAGGGTGAACGTTTTTGTCAAGCAATCGAAATTGCTTTGCAAAAACAAATCTCCCAAGAGCGACTGTTGAATCAAGTTACAACTCAGATCCGCAAAAGTTTAGATTTGCCAGTCATTATGGCAACAGCGATCGCCCAAGTACGTGATTTTTTGAAATTAGACAGGTTAGTAATATATAAATTTGAGGGGTCAAGGGTCAATACCCAAAACTTAACGCTCAATCAGCAAAATCATTCTCAACCTCCTATACAAGACTGGTACAAGTATGGGGGTTGTATAGTTTATGAAGCAAAGGCGACGGATGCTATTTCTTCGGTGTTACATTACTCAGAAACAAATTGCTTTACACGCAATTCTGCTTGTTGGGATAAGTATCGCCAAGGTTTTACCTTAGTGGTTGAGGATGTGGAAAAAACTTATGCCTTAGAAGAGTGTTTGTTAAATTTTCTCCGCGCTAACCATGTCCGAGCCAAGTTGGTAGCACCAATCATATTTGAGGAAAAACTCTGGGGGTTGTTAATTGCTCATCAGTGTGATTCACCCCGTCAGTGGAATGAAAATGAACAAAATTTATTGACTTCCATTGCAGAACAATTAGCAATCGCCATTCATCAATCGGAGTTAATGCGATCGCTCACTCAAGAAAAACAAACTCTCGAACAACGGGTGCTAGAACGCACAATGGCTTTACGAGATGCTTTATTAGCAGCTGAGGCCGCTAGTCGTTTACGCAATGAATTTCTCGCCACCATTAGCCATGAATTGCTTACGCCGTTAACTTATGTTATCGGGATGTCTTCTACATTGTTGCGCTGGCCTATCGGTGAGTTGAGCCAACGACAGCGAGATTATCTGCAAACTATCCACGACAGTGGCGAACATTTATTAGAAATGATTAATGACATCCTTGATTTATCACAAATTGAGGCTGGCAAAACAGCTTTAAATATTAATGAATTTTCTTTGGCACAGATGGCAGAAAATGCTATTGCAGTCTTAAGAGATAAGGCCACTAACGAACAAGTTAATCTTATACTTGATTTACAAATTGATCCAAGGCGCGATCGCTTTAGTGCTGATGCTGAACGCTTAGCACAAATTCTCTGGAACTTGTTAACTAATGCCATTAAATTTACACCTGAAGGTGGCAGTGTGAATTTGAGAATTTGGGTAGAAGATCATACTGCTGTTTTTCAAGTTGAAGATACAGGAATTGGTATTGCAGAAGAGCAATTACCATTGATGTTTGAGAAATTTCAGCAGCTTGATACACCCTATCGTCGCCGTTATGAAGGTACTGGACTTGGTTTAGCTTTAACTAAACAACTTGTAGAACTACATCGTGGTCGAATTGAAGTAGAATCCACAGTGGGTATCGGCTCTATTTTTACTGTTTGGATACCTACTCAGTCAGCAAAAGTGCTAAGTGCCGAGTCCTAA
- a CDS encoding N-acetylmannosamine-6-phosphate 2-epimerase, with protein MTNENSITTLKQGLIVSCQAPVDSPLHEPKIIAAMAQAAVNNGAVGVRIDTPIHINAVREGVKVPIIGLWKQIIPKYDVYITPQFDHAAAVAQAGADIIAIDATTRHRPGGETLVEIITRIHQELGKPVIADVDTIDAAKAAAAAGADIVATTLYGYTPKTNNDSPPCWELLTQMLEELKIPVICEGGISSPQMARHALNLGAYAVVVGTAITGIDLQVKNYQRVMQNGG; from the coding sequence ATGACAAATGAAAACTCAATTACAACCCTAAAACAAGGACTAATTGTATCTTGCCAAGCGCCTGTTGATTCACCTCTGCATGAACCGAAAATTATCGCTGCAATGGCACAGGCTGCTGTTAATAATGGGGCTGTTGGTGTCCGCATCGATACACCAATTCATATCAATGCTGTCAGAGAGGGCGTGAAAGTTCCGATTATTGGTTTATGGAAGCAAATAATCCCTAAGTATGATGTATATATTACACCTCAGTTTGATCATGCTGCTGCTGTTGCTCAAGCTGGAGCCGATATAATTGCGATCGATGCGACGACAAGGCATCGTCCTGGTGGTGAGACATTAGTAGAGATAATTACCCGCATTCATCAGGAATTAGGCAAACCAGTTATTGCTGATGTGGATACAATCGATGCAGCAAAAGCCGCTGCCGCCGCTGGTGCAGATATTGTGGCAACAACTCTTTATGGGTATACTCCCAAAACTAATAATGATTCTCCGCCTTGTTGGGAACTGCTGACGCAAATGCTAGAGGAGTTAAAAATTCCGGTAATTTGTGAAGGAGGTATTTCTTCACCACAAATGGCACGTCATGCTTTAAATTTAGGTGCTTATGCTGTTGTAGTCGGAACTGCAATAACTGGTATTGATTTGCAAGTGAAGAATTATCAACGAGTTATGCAGAACGGCGGATAA
- a CDS encoding energy transducer TonB translates to MSFSSIAVEQRSKEAQALRFFLGYSLVGSLALHIALLGSGIGNFLARVPVDEDNKPIEIAIVDTPAPEIEKAPIEEKQEPPDQVVSRTETQIPEKSPVIPQQQSIAIAPVQKFVEKPQTQPVKQQPRQTVQSGKPSTTVRTNQTSPGNGGGSGTTSESTSTNNGGSSGSSGGTGILTGSGNGVGVGSGIGTGNGIGNGTGSGSGSGSSTGTGIGNGSGTGTGTGTGNANPVPVAPRQPKIAAPANRSSGNGRAACRQCDNKYPEQARQRGIEGNVGVAVDTDANGNVTNVKLTRSSGNRELDEAHLRQAREWKLKPSEAGRQGVSIETNYAIRGSRRYREAQERKRQRQAREVEQRNQPTATANQSATSETPRRRRRLTSGTIVDVPPEARQRRESTSTSANTPLRRQLRQRTNSNTSQPSPSQATTSSGENNAPRVRRRRRPDSAANSDSSSKLRNALRRSRPQSESAPAAAPSEPKN, encoded by the coding sequence ATGAGCTTTTCCAGCATTGCTGTTGAGCAACGTTCTAAAGAAGCTCAGGCTCTGAGGTTTTTTCTAGGTTACAGTTTGGTGGGTTCTCTAGCGTTGCATATTGCCCTACTAGGATCTGGTATAGGCAACTTTTTGGCAAGAGTACCTGTAGATGAAGATAATAAACCCATTGAAATAGCGATCGTTGATACTCCGGCTCCAGAAATAGAAAAAGCTCCGATAGAAGAAAAACAGGAACCGCCTGATCAAGTTGTGTCTCGGACTGAAACTCAGATTCCCGAAAAGTCACCTGTTATTCCTCAACAACAGTCAATAGCGATCGCTCCAGTCCAGAAATTTGTTGAAAAGCCTCAAACTCAGCCTGTTAAACAGCAACCCAGACAAACTGTCCAATCAGGTAAACCTTCTACTACTGTCAGAACTAACCAGACATCTCCAGGCAATGGTGGTGGTTCTGGTACTACATCTGAATCAACCAGCACTAATAACGGTGGCAGTTCAGGATCGAGTGGCGGCACAGGAATTTTAACTGGGAGTGGTAATGGTGTAGGTGTTGGTAGTGGCATTGGTACAGGTAATGGCATTGGTAATGGTACAGGCAGTGGCAGTGGCAGTGGCAGTAGTACAGGTACTGGAATTGGTAACGGCAGTGGTACAGGTACTGGCACTGGTACTGGTAATGCTAATCCAGTACCAGTAGCTCCAAGGCAACCAAAAATTGCAGCACCAGCCAATCGTAGTAGCGGTAATGGTCGTGCCGCCTGCCGTCAGTGCGATAATAAATATCCGGAACAAGCTAGACAAAGAGGCATTGAAGGTAATGTGGGTGTGGCAGTTGATACAGATGCTAATGGTAATGTCACTAATGTCAAATTAACCCGTTCAAGTGGCAACCGAGAGCTAGATGAAGCACATCTCAGACAAGCCCGTGAATGGAAATTGAAGCCGAGTGAGGCTGGTAGACAAGGAGTATCAATTGAAACTAATTATGCTATCCGAGGCTCACGACGATATCGAGAAGCTCAAGAACGCAAGCGGCAAAGACAAGCCAGAGAAGTGGAACAAAGAAATCAACCAACCGCAACAGCTAATCAAAGTGCAACTAGTGAAACTCCTAGACGCAGACGGCGTTTAACATCTGGAACGATTGTTGATGTTCCCCCAGAAGCAAGACAAAGAAGAGAATCTACCTCTACGTCAGCCAATACTCCCCTGCGTCGTCAGTTGCGTCAACGGACAAACAGCAATACGTCACAGCCAAGTCCAAGTCAAGCAACCACATCCAGTGGTGAAAATAATGCTCCTAGAGTCCGTCGTCGCCGTCGTCCAGATTCTGCGGCAAATTCTGATAGTAGTAGTAAGTTGCGGAATGCTTTACGCCGTTCTCGACCACAATCTGAGTCTGCGCCTGCTGCGGCTCCCTCAGAGCCGAAGAATTAA
- a CDS encoding TrbI/VirB10 family protein: MTSYSISSELSSQSLVNRPHSDSQKQTESADWESKIARLVGFEDESKTVNVEATEESDIPEALTSEPEEVKTTQPLSANPFAKLTLVGSATLVVVLLAGGFLSQLMSGSSQKSNSNVVSVPTPSTTTTAPRQQDLQQEIEDLKTKLALAEQADEVAASQQNLRNPVRLVSSVDPRPNRTTTVRNVRPAVQTPAQVVYIPRPINPAIERPAVVSAIPESRTEPQFSPPPQPVVNTPPAPPDPLQEWSKLAKLGSYGQVSTTGTSGVNISQVPPANNNDTVTSPEITQPQTQPQPQTNPGLSPGQTQGPKTVAVGTSTRAVVATAIFGETTRTRGNDKDDEDKNVFVIQLKQPLKSIDGEVAIPAKTELLAEIKSLSDQGLLQLNVTKIVSQKDGVITETTLPRNAIIIRGVKGRPLIANKFPNAGGAIASMDLGLFVLGGIGKAAELFNRTEAQVVTTTATGTIISNTNPRTNILAGVLEGGFNSVVPQISQRNQQAIAQLTQQTNVWFIAAGKEVEVYVNQQLQF, from the coding sequence ATGACTTCTTATTCCATTTCTTCAGAACTCTCTTCTCAAAGTCTTGTAAATCGCCCTCACTCTGATTCACAAAAACAAACAGAATCGGCAGATTGGGAATCAAAAATAGCCAGATTAGTAGGTTTTGAAGACGAATCAAAAACTGTGAATGTCGAAGCCACAGAAGAATCTGACATTCCAGAGGCTTTGACTTCTGAACCTGAAGAAGTTAAAACCACCCAACCTCTATCTGCAAATCCTTTTGCCAAATTAACTTTAGTCGGCTCCGCCACCTTAGTAGTAGTTCTGTTAGCTGGCGGTTTTTTATCTCAACTCATGAGTGGTAGCAGTCAAAAGTCAAACAGTAATGTTGTTTCTGTTCCCACTCCATCCACAACCACCACGGCTCCTCGCCAGCAAGATTTACAACAAGAAATTGAAGATTTAAAAACAAAATTAGCACTCGCAGAACAAGCAGATGAAGTTGCAGCTTCTCAACAAAATCTCAGAAATCCAGTCAGATTAGTTTCGTCAGTAGATCCCAGACCTAACCGCACAACCACAGTTAGAAATGTCCGCCCAGCAGTGCAAACACCAGCCCAGGTAGTGTATATTCCTCGTCCAATTAATCCAGCTATAGAAAGACCTGCTGTTGTATCAGCTATCCCCGAAAGTCGCACAGAACCACAATTTTCACCACCACCACAACCAGTAGTTAACACTCCACCTGCTCCACCAGATCCGCTGCAAGAATGGTCAAAGTTAGCTAAACTAGGCAGCTATGGTCAGGTTTCAACAACTGGAACCTCTGGGGTGAATATCAGTCAAGTTCCCCCAGCCAACAACAACGATACTGTGACCTCACCAGAGATCACACAACCCCAAACTCAACCACAACCTCAGACAAATCCTGGACTCAGCCCAGGACAAACCCAAGGCCCGAAAACCGTAGCTGTGGGTACTAGTACCAGGGCTGTGGTAGCTACAGCTATTTTTGGGGAAACCACCAGAACAAGAGGTAACGACAAAGACGACGAAGATAAAAACGTATTTGTTATTCAATTAAAACAACCGTTAAAGTCTATAGATGGTGAAGTTGCGATTCCAGCAAAAACTGAGTTATTAGCTGAAATTAAATCTCTTTCTGATCAAGGCTTATTACAATTAAATGTCACAAAAATTGTCTCGCAAAAAGATGGTGTGATCACAGAAACAACCTTGCCTAGAAATGCCATTATTATTCGCGGTGTCAAGGGTAGACCCTTAATAGCAAATAAATTTCCTAATGCCGGTGGGGCTATTGCCAGTATGGATTTAGGGTTATTTGTATTGGGTGGTATTGGTAAAGCCGCAGAGTTATTTAACCGTACCGAAGCTCAAGTTGTCACAACAACTGCTACAGGTACGATTATTAGCAATACTAATCCTAGGACTAACATCTTAGCTGGGGTTTTAGAAGGTGGTTTTAACTCTGTAGTTCCCCAGATTTCTCAACGCAATCAACAAGCAATTGCCCAATTAACCCAACAAACTAACGTGTGGTTTATAGCTGCGGGGAAAGAAGTTGAAGTGTATGTTAATCAACAGTTACAGTTTTAA